In one Salvelinus fontinalis isolate EN_2023a unplaced genomic scaffold, ASM2944872v1 scaffold_0070, whole genome shotgun sequence genomic region, the following are encoded:
- the LOC129842833 gene encoding sphingosine 1-phosphate receptor 1-like: MEMEASRAAYAGAFPTESIDSLPSNTSSPSLLQFFWDYQNNDVIVTHYNYTGKLQTDRYREGLKPEAIAFLVVCLLIILENAVVLIAIWTNKKFHLPMYYLLGNLTLSDLLAGVTYMANIIMSGPNTLRLTPILWFLREGGVFITLAASVISLLAIAIERHVTMVTMKPYHGAKKGRMLALIGGSWALAGLLGVLPVLGWNCMGRLDRCSTVLPLYAKSYILCCVSVFSGVLLAIVVLYARVFRIVRTNTQRQRLGGAKGSLRKGLARKSQKYMALLKTVTIVLGVFIACWLPLFLLLGLDSFCPARRCRLLLKADYFLGVAMVNSLLNPIIYTLTSKDMRRAILKLLCRPCLMTKDGQVKRMGVPFLECSFSKTEVAVQKLEGLETTISSGNIITAQSPIKTLYPKLFKV, translated from the exons ATGGAGATGGAAGCCTCCCGTGCTGCCTACGCTGGGGCCTTCCCCACTGAATCTATAGACTCTCTACCCAGCAACACCTCCTCTCCAAGCCTGCTCCAATTCTTCTGGGATTACCAGAACAATGACGTCATTGTGACCCACTACAACTACACAGGCAAGCTCCAGACAGACCGGTATCGTGAGGGGTTAAAACCTGAAGCCATAGCCTTCCTGGTAGTGTGTCTTCTTATCATCCTGGAGAATGCTGTGGTTCTAATAGCCATCTGGACCAATAAGAAGTTCCACCTACCCATGTACTATCTCCTAG GTAACCTGACTCTGTCGGACCTGCTGGCCGGTGTCACCTACATGGCCAACATCATCATGTCTGGTCCTAATACACTGAGACTAACTCCAATACTCTGGTTTCTGAGGGAAGGAGGCGTCTTTATCACATTAGCCGCCTCCGTCATCAGCCTATTGGCCATCGCTATAGAACGCCACGTTACCATGGTGACAATGAAACCATACCACGGGGCAAAGAAGGGTCGGATGCTGGCTCTGATCGGAGGGAGCTGGGCGTTAGCAGGGCTGCTGGGGGTGCTCCCCGTCCTGGGCTGGAACTGTATGGGTCGTCTGGACCGCTGTTCCACGGTTCTCCCGCTCTACGCCAAGTCTTACATCCTGTGCTGCGTGTCCGTGTTCAGCGGCGTGCTCCTCGCCATCGTCGTTCTCTACGCCCGCGTCTTCCGTATCGTGCGCACTAACACCCAGCGCCAACGCCTCGGAGGAGCAAAGGGAAGTCTTCGCAAAGGCCTCGCCAGGAAATCCCAGAAGTACATGGCGCTCCTCAAGACAGTCACTATTGTACTCGGCGTCTTCATCGCTTGTTGGTTgccactcttcctcctcctcggcctAGACTCATTCTGCCCTGCCCGCCGCTGCCGACTGCTCCTCAAGGCGGACTACTTCCTGGGCGTTGCCATGGTGAACTCGCTCCTCAACCCCATAATATACACCCTGACCAGCAAAGACATGCGTCGCGCTATTCTAAAACTGCTCTGCCGCCCGTGTCTCATGACCAAGGACGGGCAGGTGAAGAGGATGGGGGTGCCGTTCCTGGAGTGTAGCTTCAGTAAGACGGAGGTGGCAGTGCAGAAGCTGGAAGGCCTGGAGACGACGATCTCCTCTGGGAACATCATCACGGCTCAGTCACCCATAAAGACTCTCTACCCCAAGCTCTTCAAGGTCTAA